GCGGTACCGGGCCTCGGCGGCAACAGCGTCGCCGGCAGCGCCAGCCGGTAGCCCTCGCCATAGATCGTCTGCAGGATCGTGCCGTGGCTGTCGCCCAGCGCCACCCGCAGCCGGCGCATGACCTTGGAGACCGCGCTGTCGAAGACGATGCTGGACTCCGGCCAGGCCGCGGCGATCAACGTGGGGCGCGGCACCACGCGCTCGGCGTGGCGCAGCAGGCACTCGAGTACCGCGAGCGCCCGGGCATCGAGCTCCACGCTGCGCTCGCCGGCATGCAGTCGACGGAAGGCGGGCACCAGGCGATAGCGCCCGAACAGCCATTCCTCCGCCAATGAAGCCTGGAGCGGCGGGATCCGGCCTCCGGGGGCCGGGGATGTCGGCGGGAGCGGAGCGGTGGCCACACCCCGGGCAACGCGGGATGCCGGGCCTGCAGGCCAGCCGGCTGGGCGCCTGTCAGGCGCCGGTGCCGAAGATCTTGTCGCCGGCGTCGCCCAGGCCCGGGAGGATGTAGCCGAGGTCGTTGAGGCGTTCGTCGATCGAGGCGACGTAGACCTCGACGTCGGGATGGCGTGCCTCGAGCGCGCGCAGGCCCTCGGGCGCGGCGACCAGGAACAGGCCCTTGATCCGCGTGCAGCCGGCTTTCTTCAGCATGTCGACCGTGGCCACCAGGGTGCCGCCGGTGGCCAGCATCGGATCGAGGATGAGCGCGGTGCGGTCGGCCATGTCGCCAACCAGGTTCTCGTAGTACGCCATGGCCTCGAGCGTGGACTCGTCGCGCTTGATGCCGACCACGCCGACCTTGGCCGCGGGAATCAGCTCCAGCACGCCGTGCAGCATGCCCAGGCCCGCGCGCAGGATCGGCACCAGGGTGATCTTGCGGCCCTTGATCCGGCGCACGCGGACCGTGCCGGCCCAGCCCTCGACCTCCGAGTCCTCACACTCCAGGTCGGCGGTGGCCTCGTAGGTCAGCAGGGATGCGACCTCGCCCGCGAGTTCGCGGAAGGTCTTGGTGCTGTTGTCGACGCGGCGCATGAGGCCGAGCTTGTGCTGCACCAGCGGATGGCGGACTTCGACGATCTTCATGACGGAAGTCTAGCGCGCAGCGGCGTACGTGACGCCGGTAACCCGGCTGAAACATCGCGGAAATAGGGTGTGCGGCGTCGACCATACCGAGTCCCGCCGTGTCCAAGCATCATCCGCTCCATCTCGCCATCGTCGCCG
The sequence above is a segment of the Luteimonas sp. MC1750 genome. Coding sequences within it:
- a CDS encoding winged helix-turn-helix domain-containing protein, with protein sequence MAEEWLFGRYRLVPAFRRLHAGERSVELDARALAVLECLLRHAERVVPRPTLIAAAWPESSIVFDSAVSKVMRRLRVALGDSHGTILQTIYGEGYRLALPATLLPPRPGTAATLHGSAGTRNGAARESPLRPEPSGAALMPGGGPARAPEPAPAAPAAAAAAADQALQRPRPIPDASGKERTPPERAPAWQLWLPWTIAALATLLSGCLAWLLLNRAGPG
- the upp gene encoding uracil phosphoribosyltransferase, giving the protein MKIVEVRHPLVQHKLGLMRRVDNSTKTFRELAGEVASLLTYEATADLECEDSEVEGWAGTVRVRRIKGRKITLVPILRAGLGMLHGVLELIPAAKVGVVGIKRDESTLEAMAYYENLVGDMADRTALILDPMLATGGTLVATVDMLKKAGCTRIKGLFLVAAPEGLRALEARHPDVEVYVASIDERLNDLGYILPGLGDAGDKIFGTGA